One stretch of Zingiber officinale cultivar Zhangliang chromosome 6B, Zo_v1.1, whole genome shotgun sequence DNA includes these proteins:
- the LOC121992825 gene encoding monosaccharide-sensing protein 2-like, whose translation MRGAVLVAIVASIGNLLQGWDNATIAGSILFIKKEFKLENHPAVEGLIVAMSLIGAMIITTVSGIASDWIGRRPMLIISAILFFLSSLFMCFSPNVYVLLLARLIDGFGIGLAVTLVPVYISETAPAEIRGLLNTLPQFSGSLAMFLSYCIVFGMSLKPNPDWRLMLGVLSIPSLVYFSLAIFYLPESPRWLVGKGRMSEAKLVLQRLRGREDVSGEMALLVEGLGVSGETLIEDYIIGPANELADDQGVIADEEQIKLYGAEEGLFWVARPVKGSILGSALSVLSRRGSFDTHGKVPLMDPLVTLFASVHKKLLETGSMFFGSVQSTLFPNFGSMFSVAEQAPKDEPWDEESVQQEGEDDYASNGGGDDLDDNLESLLITRQTTSVEGGEIHGMGQTSLVQDNLGEAVSSMGIGGGWQIAWKWLDREGEDGKGGGFKRIYLHQKGVPGSQRGSLFSISGGEAPEGSSTFVQAAALVSQPALYSMKLMDLNPIGPAMIHPLEIASRGPFWSDLYEPGIRHALFLGIGIQILQQLAGINGILYYTPQILEQAGVEVILSNIGISSDSSSILFSALTALLMLPSIGIAMRLMDISGRRLLLLSTIPILIASLVVLVIANLIELGTVVRAVFSTVSVIVYFCFFVMGFGPVPNIVCAEIFPTRVRSLCVAICALAFWIGNVVVTYTLPLMLGSIGLAGVFGVYAIVCILAFVFVFLRVPETKSMPLEIIVEFFNVGSKRAAIQD comes from the exons ATGCGAGGAGCTGTTCTTGTTGCAATAGTTGCCTCAATTGGGAACTTGTTGCAGGGGTGGGACAATGCTACCATTGCAG GATCTATTCTGTTCATTAAAAAGGAATTCAAATTGGAAAATCACCCTGCCGTAGAGGGGCTAATAGTAGCAATGTCACTTATTGGTGCTATGATCATCACAACAGTATCTGGAATAGCATCAGACTGGATTGGTCGGCGACCTATGCTAATTATCTCAGCAATCCTCTTTTTTCTCAGTAGTTTGTTCATGTGCTTCTCCCCCAATGTCTATGTTCTGCTCTTGGCAAGGCTTATCGATGGATTTGGAATTGGTCTTGCCGTTACACTGGTTCCGGTATATATTTCAGAGACTGCCCCGGCAGAGATAAGGGGGTTGTTGAATACACTTCCTCAGTTCAGTGGTTCACTTGCCATGTTTCTCTCCTACTGTATAGTATTTGGAATGTCACTAAAGCCAAATCCAGACTGGAGATTAATGCTCGGTGTTCTTTCCATCCCTTCTCTTGTGTATTTCTCTCTGGCCATTTTTTATCTGCCGGAATCTCCAAGGTGGCTCGTAGGTAAAGGACGAATGTCAGAAGCAAAACTGGTTTTGCAGAgattgagagggagagaagacGTTTCAG GAGAAATGGCCCTCCTTGTTGAGGGTTTAGGTGTAAGCGGTGAGACATTGATCGAGGATTACATAATCGGCCCAGCAAATGAGCTCGCTGATGATCAGGGAGTAATTGCTGATGAGGAACAAATCAAATTGTATGGAGCAGAAGAGGGTCTTTTCTGGGTGGCTAGGCCTGTTAAGGGAAGCATCCTTGGAAGTGCATTAAGTGTTCTATCTCGTCGTGGTAGTTTCGATACGCATGGTAAAGTACCTCTAATGGACCCTCTGGTGACTCTATTTGCAAGTGTCCATAAGAAGCTACTTGAGACAGGCAGCATGTTTTTTGGTAGTGTTCAAAGCACATTGTTCCCTAATTTTGGAAGTATGTTTAGTGTGGCAGAGCAGGCACCTAAAGATGAGCCATGGGATGAAGAGAGTGTTCAGCAGGAGGGTGAAGATGACTATGCATCTAATGGCGGAGGAGATGATTTGGATGACAATTTAGAAAGTCTACTAATCACACGGCAAACAACTAGTGTGGAAGGTGGGGAAATTCATGGTATGGGGCAAACTAGTCTGGTGCAGGATAATTTGGGTGAGGCAGTTAGTAGCATGGGCATTGGTGGCGGATGGCAAATCGCTTGGAAATGGTTAGATAGAGAAGGTGAAGATGGGAAGGGAGGAGGATTCAAGAGAATTTATCTACACCAGAAGGGTGTCCCTGGGTCACAAAGAGGTTCTCTTTTTTCGATTTCAGGAGGTGAAGCCCCAGAAGGTAGCAGCACATTTGTTCAGGCAGCAGCTTTGGTGAGTCAACCAGCTCTTTACTCAATGAAGCTAATGGACCTTAATCCTATCGGACCGGCAATGATCCATCCGCTCGAAATAGCATCTAGAGGTCCATTCTGGTCAGATCTTTACGAACCCGGAATACGGCACGCCTTGTTTCTTGGAATCGGGATCCAAATCCTTCAGCAG TTGGCTGGCATAAATGGGATTCTATATTACACACCTCAAATACTCGAGCAAGCTGGTGTCGAAGTCATCCTTTCAAACATAGGCATCAGTTCAGATTCATCGTCTATACTTTTTAGTGCTCTCACAGCATTGTTAATGCTTCCTAGCATCGGCATTGCCATGAGGCTTATGGATATTTCAGGAAGAAG GCTCCTCTTGTTGTCCACAATCCCTATCTTAATAGCTTCGCTGGTTGTCTTAGTCATTGCCAACCTTATCGAACTTGGCACAGTTGTTCGTGCTGTGTTCTCTACCGTTAGTGTTATTGTATACTTCTGTTTCTTCGTTATGGGATTTGGACCTGTTCCGAATATCGTTTGTGCCGAGATCTTCCCGACCCGGGTACGCAGTCTGTGCGTGGCTATCTGCGCGCTTGCATTCTGGATTGGCAATGTCGTCGTCACCTACACATTACCTTTGATGCTCGGCTCCATTGGCCTTGCAGGAGTCTTTGGAGTTTATGCAATAGTTTGCATCCTAGCTTTTGTGTTTGTGTTCCTAAGGGTTCCTGAAACCAAGAGCATGCCTCTTGAAATTATCGTAGAGTTCTTTAACGTTGGTTCGAAACGAGCTGCTATACAAGATTGA